In Caldisphaera lagunensis DSM 15908, a single genomic region encodes these proteins:
- a CDS encoding antibiotic biosynthesis monooxygenase family protein, giving the protein MIKRTVNVGLYYKVKEDHEKEFESIFFEMVKKLKEMRIGFIDAKLYKRVDEPREYLIYSEWESLDSFRKFVSSNEFRDTTGYGASILEGRPFHRIFQELT; this is encoded by the coding sequence ATGATTAAAAGAACGGTAAACGTAGGTTTATATTACAAAGTTAAAGAAGATCATGAAAAAGAATTTGAAAGCATATTTTTTGAAATGGTTAAAAAATTAAAAGAAATGAGGATAGGGTTCATTGATGCAAAATTATATAAAAGAGTCGATGAACCTAGAGAATATTTAATATATTCGGAGTGGGAAAGTTTAGATTCATTTAGAAAATTCGTTTCTAGCAATGAATTTAGAGATACAACTGGGTATGGGGCATCAATTTTAGAAGGTAGACCATTTCATAGAATATTCCAAGAACTTACCTAG
- a CDS encoding DUF488 domain-containing protein: MIKLKRVYDKVDEEDGLRILVERLWPRGIKKEEKKIDLWLKEIAPSNELRKWFHHDPNKWEEFKNRYYQELNNKKDIVNKLLEIIKNNKNVTFLYSTKEKNYNNAVALKEYIENYQI, translated from the coding sequence ATGATAAAGCTTAAGAGAGTTTATGATAAAGTTGATGAAGAGGATGGTCTCAGAATATTGGTTGAAAGATTATGGCCTAGAGGTATTAAAAAAGAAGAAAAAAAGATTGATCTTTGGCTTAAAGAAATTGCACCCAGTAATGAGCTAAGGAAATGGTTTCATCATGATCCAAACAAATGGGAAGAATTTAAAAATAGATATTATCAAGAACTCAATAATAAAAAAGATATTGTAAATAAATTATTAGAAATAATAAAGAATAACAAAAATGTAACATTTTTATATTCAACTAAGGAAAAAAATTACAATAATGCGGTTGCATTAAAGGAATACATAGAAAATTATCAAATTTAA
- a CDS encoding mechanosensitive ion channel domain-containing protein: MVSSTSTSTNTKGRTVGAGRAIALTIVYIVIYVIVSAITKYIIESLLPSFHIFAVKYEVYVQILLALAFGYLIVNGFSSIFYYSLLSKYGHPTAAAIRNVVRIIGIGALAASIAGAVAGGAAGVALGGFIGIVIGFATQQVLGQAVSGLFLLIARPFKINDNVNIVGEDGIVEDVATLFTTVVKADGTKVLVPNNLIIGNKIYLKQQQKS; this comes from the coding sequence ATGGTGAGCTCTACATCTACGAGTACAAATACTAAAGGCAGAACAGTAGGAGCAGGAAGAGCGATAGCGTTAACGATAGTTTACATAGTCATTTATGTTATAGTAAGTGCAATAACTAAGTATATAATAGAATCCTTACTACCATCATTTCACATATTCGCTGTGAAATATGAAGTATATGTACAAATACTACTAGCGTTGGCATTTGGATATCTAATCGTTAACGGATTTTCCTCAATATTCTATTATTCACTACTGTCGAAATATGGTCATCCAACAGCCGCCGCAATAAGAAACGTTGTAAGAATTATTGGAATTGGGGCATTAGCAGCTAGTATAGCAGGGGCTGTAGCTGGTGGCGCTGCAGGTGTTGCTTTAGGAGGATTTATTGGCATAGTAATAGGCTTTGCAACGCAACAGGTTCTAGGCCAAGCAGTTTCAGGTCTTTTCCTACTAATAGCTAGGCCTTTTAAAATAAATGACAATGTTAATATCGTTGGCGAAGATGGTATTGTGGAGGATGTCGCTACACTATTTACTACGGTAGTTAAAGCTGATGGTACAAAAGTCTTAGTACCTAATAACTTGATAATAGGAAATAAAATTTATCTAAAGCAGCAACAAAAGAGTTGA